In Sphaeramia orbicularis chromosome 7, fSphaOr1.1, whole genome shotgun sequence, one genomic interval encodes:
- the LOC115422344 gene encoding CMRF35-like molecule 5 encodes MKICHSLIFFFLTLQDGNIGLVSGDGNTGITKVEIPVYEMTEGETITVKCMFYWLSGLERQRKMFCRNECEKGDILVETSKKKAQKGRHGIRLGSSATELYVTIRHLRKSDSGLYQCVLERFGPDGYDEFRIKVTKASSTLKPTTLLMTSASATTELSFSSSSTSESEHQQTMTVDPGPATGLYMSLTVVVIVILAPLLVFCKKRTNKPAELHVDTEYDLITDERLREFMCHQLHSTQTGDSSGIYTYCELDFSDQISSWLSSAPQSQTTEVVYRVTLPQQQRH; translated from the exons ATGAAAATCTGTCACAGTTTGATCTTCTTCTTTCTCA CACTTCAAGATGGAAACATTGGTCTCGTCAGTGGAGATGGAAACACTGGTATCACCAAAGTAGAAATCCCAGTTTATGAAATGACTGAAGGAGAAACAATCACAGTTAAATGCATGTTTTATTGGTTATCTGGTTTGGAAAGACAAAGGAAGATGTTCTGTAGGAATGAATGTGAAAAGGGAGATATCCTTGTAGAAACATCGAAGAAGAAAGCTCAAAAAGGAAGACACGGCATCAGGCTAGGATCATCTGCTACAGAACTCTATGTGACCATCAGACACCTGAGGAAGTCTGACTCTGGACTGTACCAGTGTGTTTTGGAAAGGTTTGGACCAGATGGGTATGATGAATTTAGGATTAAAGTAACAAAGG CTTCGTCAACGCTCAAACCGACCACTTTACTGATGACTTCAGCTTCAGCTACGACTGAGCTGAGTTTCAGCTCCAGTTCAACCTCTGAGTCTGAACATCAGCAGACGATGACAGTAGATCCAGGTCCAG CCACAGGACTGTACATGAGTCTGACTGTTGTCGTCATAGTCATCCTGGCACCTCTGTTGGTCTTCTGCAAGAAGAGGACCAACAAACCAGCAG AACTCCATGTGGATACAGAGTATGATCTGATTACAGACGAGAGACTGAGGGAATTCATGTGTCACCAACTTCACTCAACTCAG ACTGGAGACTCCTCAGGTATTTACACCTACTGTGAGCTGGATTTTTCTGACCAGATCTCCTCCTGGCTCAGCAGCGCCCCCCAGAGTCAGACTACTGAAGTGGTTTATCGTGTTACTTTACCTCAGCAGCAGCGTCACTGA
- the LOC115422342 gene encoding uncharacterized protein LOC115422342 isoform X2, which produces MKICHSLIFFFLTLQDGNIGLISAKIPVFKKTEGETIILKCPFEWSLFDTGKKIFCRNECEKGDVLVETSVMYKETGRYSIRKGSSDTELYVTIRQLKESDSGLYRCVLDRLGPDEYAEFRIKVTKKSKVDNETLKPSSTHQPSVNEREPTSALTTTSASATGLYVSLTVVVIVILAPLLVFCKKRTNKPAELHVDTEYDLITDERLREFMCHQLHSPQTGDSSCLYTCCELDFSDQISSWLSSAPQSQTTEVVYRVTLPQQQRH; this is translated from the exons ATGAAAATCTGTCACAGTTTGATCTTCTTCTTTCTCA CACTTCAAGACGGAAACATTGGTCTCATCAGCGCAAAAATCCcagtttttaaaaaaactgaAGGAGAGACAATCATCCTTAAATGCCCGTTTGAGTGGTCTCTTTTTGACACAGGAAAGAAGATTTTCTGTAGGAATGAATGTGAAAAGGGAGACGTACTTGTAGAGACTTCAGTTATGTACAAGGAAACAGGAAGATACAGCATCAGGAAAGGATCATCTGATACAGAACTCTATGTGACCATCAGACAACTGAAGGAGTCTGACTCTGGACTGTACCGGTGTGTTTTGGACAGGTTAGGACCAGATGAGTACGCAGAATTTAGGATTAAAGTAACAAAGA AATCTAAAGTGGACAATGAGACTTTAAAACCATCTTCAACTCACCAACCATCTGTCAACGAGCGAGAGCCCACTTCTGCTTTAACTACGACTTCAGCTTCAG CCACAGGACTGTACGTGAGTCTGACTGTTGTCGTCATAGTCATCCTGGCACCTCTGTTGGTCTTCTGCAAGAAGAGGACCAACAAACCAGCAG AACTCCATGTGGATACAGAGTATGATCTGATTACAGACGAGAGATTGAGGGAATTCATGTGTCACCAACTTCACTCACCTCAG ACTGGAGACTCCTCATGTCTTTACACCTGCTGTGAGCTGGATTTTTCTGACCAGATCTCCTCCTGGCTCAGCAGCGCCCCCCAGAGTCAGACTACTGAAGTGGTTTATCGTGTTACTTTACCTCAGCAGCAGCGTCACTGA
- the LOC115422342 gene encoding triggering receptor expressed on myeloid cells 1-like isoform X1, which yields MKICHSLIFFFLTLQDGNIGLISAKIPVFKKTEGETIILKCPFEWSLFDTGKKIFCRNECEKGDVLVETSVMYKETGRYSIRKGSSDTELYVTIRQLKESDSGLYRCVLDRLGPDEYAEFRIKVTKKSKVDNETLKPSSTHQPSVNEREPTSALTTTSASGTTELSFSSSSTSESEHQQTTTVDPGPATGLYVSLTVVVIVILAPLLVFCKKRTNKPAELHVDTEYDLITDERLREFMCHQLHSPQTGDSSCLYTCCELDFSDQISSWLSSAPQSQTTEVVYRVTLPQQQRH from the exons ATGAAAATCTGTCACAGTTTGATCTTCTTCTTTCTCA CACTTCAAGACGGAAACATTGGTCTCATCAGCGCAAAAATCCcagtttttaaaaaaactgaAGGAGAGACAATCATCCTTAAATGCCCGTTTGAGTGGTCTCTTTTTGACACAGGAAAGAAGATTTTCTGTAGGAATGAATGTGAAAAGGGAGACGTACTTGTAGAGACTTCAGTTATGTACAAGGAAACAGGAAGATACAGCATCAGGAAAGGATCATCTGATACAGAACTCTATGTGACCATCAGACAACTGAAGGAGTCTGACTCTGGACTGTACCGGTGTGTTTTGGACAGGTTAGGACCAGATGAGTACGCAGAATTTAGGATTAAAGTAACAAAGA AATCTAAAGTGGACAATGAGACTTTAAAACCATCTTCAACTCACCAACCATCTGTCAACGAGCGAGAGCCCACTTCTGCTTTAACTACGACTTCAGCTTCAGGTACGACTGAGCTGAGTTTCAGCTCCAGTTCAACCTCTGAGTCTGAACATCAGCAGACGACGACAGTAGATCCGGGTCCAG CCACAGGACTGTACGTGAGTCTGACTGTTGTCGTCATAGTCATCCTGGCACCTCTGTTGGTCTTCTGCAAGAAGAGGACCAACAAACCAGCAG AACTCCATGTGGATACAGAGTATGATCTGATTACAGACGAGAGATTGAGGGAATTCATGTGTCACCAACTTCACTCACCTCAG ACTGGAGACTCCTCATGTCTTTACACCTGCTGTGAGCTGGATTTTTCTGACCAGATCTCCTCCTGGCTCAGCAGCGCCCCCCAGAGTCAGACTACTGAAGTGGTTTATCGTGTTACTTTACCTCAGCAGCAGCGTCACTGA
- the LOC115422345 gene encoding CMRF35-like molecule 5 yields the protein MKICHIWIFFFLTLQDGNTGLVSAEIPSIYITEGETIRVECPFDSSFFDTGKKMFCRNKCKNGDVLFETSNMSGQKGRYSIELMERSSDTVMSVTITHLKESDSGLYRCVSERYGQDEYTEFWIIVTKASSTLKPTTLPVTSASATTELSFSSSSTSDSEHQLKMTVDPGPATGLYMSLTVVVIVILAPLLVFCKKRTNKPAELHVDTEYDLITDESLRKFMCHQLHSTQTGDSSGIYTYCELDFSDQISSWLSSAPQSQTTEVVYCVTLPQQQRH from the exons ATGAAAATCTGTCACATTTGGATCTTCTTTTTTCTCA CACTTCAAGATGGAAACACTGGTCTTGTCAGTGCAGAAATCCCATCTATTTATATAACTGAAGGAGAAACAATCAGAGTTGAATGCCCATTTGATTCATCATTTTTTGACACAGGAAAGAAGATGTTCTGTaggaataaatgtaaaaatggagACGTACTTTTTGAGACATCAAATATGAGCGGTCAAAAAGGAAGATACAGCATAGAGCTCATGGAACGATCATCTGATACAGTCATGTCTGTGACCATCACACACCTGAAGGAGTCTGACTCTGGACTGTACCGGTGCGTTTCGGAAAGGTATGGACAAGATGAGTACACAGAATTCTGGATTATAGTAACAAAAG CTTCGTCGACGCTCAAACCGACCACTTTACCAGTGACTTCAGCTTCAGCTACGACTGAACTGAGTTTCAGCTCCAGTTCAACCTCTGACTCTGAACATCAGCTGAAGATGACAGTAGATCCAGGTCCAG CCACAGGACTGTACATGAGTCTGACTGTTGTCGTCATAGTCATCCTGGCACCTCTGTTGGTCTTCTGCAAGAAGAGGACCAACAAACCAGCAG AACTCCATGTGGATACAGAGTATGATCTGATTACAGACGAGAGTTTGAGGAAATTCATGTGTCACCAACTTCACTCAACTCAG ACTGGAGACTCCTCAGGTATTTACACCTACTGTGAGCTGGATTTTTCTGACCAGATCTCCTCCTGGCTCAGCAGCGCCCCCCAGAGTCAGACTACTGAAGTGGTTTATTGTGTTACTTTACCTCAGCAGCAGCGTCACTGA